The genomic window TGCGGAAATATTCTGTGGTGGCCGATCTATTCAGTCGGACCCGATTCTATGAAGGTCGGTTGTGTTGCAAATGTCAGGAAGAACGGGCATCGCGTATCGCAAGGCGCATTTCAGACAGCTATTGTCCCCGAACGGCTGACCTGCGACTTGCCCTCCGCAGGATCTCATTCGCCCGCAGAGACTGAGTTGGTGCTCATAGAGCTTTTAGATCTGCTCTCACGTCTGTCGTCAACTGCAGCTTGCAGCCGTGGCCAACCGGGCCTTTTTCAATCACCCATCTGGCATCCGCGCCGTGTGGCAGAGTTGCCCGCAATCAGAATGATCGCAGACCATCTGCGTAGAGCATCCCGTCAGCCGGTCTGACATCGATGCCGGCGATCTTGCCGGCAATGCCGGTGATCTTTATCGGCTTGCTGGCCTTCAAGGTAGTGGTGTCGATCATAGTGAGCGTGTCGCCGCCAGTGAGGGCGGCGAGCATTGCGGTCTCCGCGGCGACGCTGCTGCCGAGCCCGGTAGCAAAGATCGTGGAAACTGCAAGCGCGGCGCGGATTATTTTGGTCATCATGTCCTCCGGTTCTGTCGGGCGCCGCGGCGACTGTGCCTGAAGGTCGAGGAGTTGCCATGAAGGTCGATCTGCAGGGTCGAGCCTATGAACAGGTCGGTCGCATAGAGT from Hyphomicrobiales bacterium includes these protein-coding regions:
- a CDS encoding hypothetical protein (Evidence 5 : Unknown function); translated protein: MKVGCVANVRKNGHRVSQGAFQTAIVPERLTCDLPSAGSHSPAETELVLIELLDLLSRLSSTAACSRGQPGLFQSPIWHPRRVAELPAIRMIADHLRRASRQPV
- a CDS encoding exported hypothetical protein (Evidence 5 : Unknown function), with the translated sequence MTKIIRAALAVSTIFATGLGSSVAAETAMLAALTGGDTLTMIDTTTLKASKPIKITGIAGKIAGIDVRPADGMLYADGLRSF